From Pseudomonas sp. B21-028, one genomic window encodes:
- a CDS encoding LysE family translocator codes for MSYIAFSLMTVLLVPGPTNSLLLQTGIKRGLNARSMRFVVAEWLAYVIQMTMWGVSIDLLMTEHSWVVIATKFFAVCFLFYISLKLWFSVKDHLPGDSVGINVPDLFVATLTNPKGLFFVSFVAPTGTFLSLSDYLPFMMLFTAIIFPVGLVWIAIGAFCGRKLHTIVSGRFLSRAISLVIGLFACGMLFNIASQVVFA; via the coding sequence ATGTCTTATATCGCGTTTTCACTGATGACTGTCCTGTTGGTTCCGGGACCGACTAATTCATTGCTGCTGCAAACCGGAATAAAGAGAGGGCTGAACGCTCGCTCCATGAGGTTTGTCGTGGCGGAGTGGCTGGCTTATGTCATCCAGATGACGATGTGGGGAGTTTCCATCGATCTCCTGATGACTGAGCATTCCTGGGTGGTTATTGCGACAAAGTTCTTTGCTGTGTGTTTTTTGTTTTATATTTCCCTGAAACTTTGGTTCTCGGTAAAAGACCATCTGCCTGGCGACTCGGTAGGCATCAATGTGCCTGACCTGTTCGTGGCGACGCTGACCAATCCGAAAGGGCTGTTCTTCGTTTCCTTTGTTGCGCCGACCGGAACGTTTTTGTCACTGAGCGACTACTTGCCATTCATGATGTTGTTCACGGCTATCATATTTCCGGTCGGGCTGGTCTGGATCGCGATTGGGGCATTCTGCGGACGTAAACTCCACACCATCGTTTCCGGCCGGTTTTTGAGTCGGGCCATTTCGCTGGTGATTGGTTTGTTCGCGTGCGGCATGCTTTTCAACATTGCATCACAAGTAGTGTTCGCCTGA
- a CDS encoding efflux RND transporter periplasmic adaptor subunit, protein MRKILLTIAVLAVVAILLTFRRGAEPVAAAPSISSLSVEVVQARPQLWPQLLFANGALAPWQEAVINAETSGLRIASLEADVGSRVKKGQLLATLASDTVLAEESKQKALVAQAVANLEQARSNDRRARVVGQGGALSEQQREDYRIKVALAEADLAGARAELQSTRIRLRQTRIVAVDDGIISARTALLGKVLSAGDELFRLVRDGRIEWQAELDARQLAQVQAGQVARLTLPGGQSLEGQVRLVSPTLSTKTSRALVYISLPTGSPAQAGMYASGQIELAPRQALTVPDTAVILRDGRSYVFTLNDDMHVVQRPVVVGRRMHEAVEILSGLDDQAARIVRAGGAFLNDGASVTLVQSQVAQP, encoded by the coding sequence TTGCGAAAGATCCTGCTGACCATCGCCGTGCTTGCGGTCGTGGCAATCCTGCTGACGTTTCGCCGTGGCGCCGAGCCGGTCGCGGCCGCCCCCAGTATCAGCAGCCTGAGCGTGGAAGTGGTCCAGGCCAGGCCCCAGCTCTGGCCGCAGCTGCTGTTCGCCAATGGTGCACTGGCACCCTGGCAGGAAGCGGTCATCAACGCCGAGACCAGCGGACTGCGCATCGCCAGCCTCGAAGCCGACGTGGGCAGTCGGGTAAAGAAGGGGCAATTGCTGGCGACGCTCGCTTCTGACACGGTGCTCGCCGAGGAAAGCAAGCAGAAGGCGCTGGTCGCCCAGGCAGTAGCCAACCTGGAGCAGGCCCGGTCCAACGACCGTCGTGCCCGGGTCGTCGGCCAGGGCGGCGCCTTGTCGGAGCAACAGCGCGAAGACTATCGCATCAAGGTGGCACTGGCCGAGGCTGACCTGGCCGGGGCCCGGGCGGAATTGCAAAGCACCCGGATCAGGCTGCGGCAAACGCGTATCGTGGCGGTGGACGACGGCATTATTTCCGCACGCACGGCACTGCTCGGCAAGGTGTTGTCCGCCGGTGACGAGCTGTTTCGCCTGGTGCGTGACGGTCGCATCGAATGGCAGGCAGAGCTGGATGCCCGGCAGTTGGCCCAGGTCCAGGCCGGCCAGGTCGCCCGACTGACGTTGCCGGGGGGGCAGAGCCTGGAGGGGCAGGTACGGTTGGTGTCGCCCACCTTGAGTACCAAGACCAGCCGGGCATTGGTGTATATCTCCTTGCCCACCGGCAGCCCCGCCCAGGCCGGCATGTATGCCAGCGGCCAGATCGAACTGGCGCCCCGCCAAGCGCTCACGGTGCCGGACACGGCGGTGATCCTGCGTGATGGCCGCTCCTATGTGTTCACCCTCAACGACGACATGCACGTGGTCCAGCGACCGGTGGTGGTGGGCAGGCGGATGCACGAGGCGGTGGAGATCCTGAGTGGGCTGGATGATCAGGCGGCCCGTATCGTGCGTGCCGGTGGCGCCTTCCTCAATGACGGCGCGAGTGTGACCCTCGTGCAATCCCAGGTCGCTCAACCATGA
- a CDS encoding helix-turn-helix transcriptional regulator yields MNLQRLFPHVGKVIASTGSRNFPRLLHDLILTEIPVDATHITEQRIGSSHISEPSTSSIGGVGMDSACIDAIMDAHTAKPFFLADDIFFEDSTPQKVPNFSRCLLNREQSDSLLYHNTTSQLHLTTRKNGIRYVLSVYRSPFSSGFTAQEHALLKDFSCLLLPMVEEHVAALVPAEVHRQDACLPLDGPENGGMEALRQRFADRLALSGLSLSSRETEVCVGLLAGRTAPELAEQLNLKVNTVESYLKRAAIKMGIGGRRSLIRWMHSMDATPSGIEWNGTPAIRQAV; encoded by the coding sequence ATGAACCTACAACGACTATTCCCGCATGTTGGCAAAGTGATTGCCAGTACTGGAAGCCGCAACTTTCCTCGCTTGTTGCACGACTTGATACTTACCGAAATACCTGTCGACGCAACGCATATTACCGAGCAAAGAATAGGATCGAGCCATATTTCTGAACCCAGCACTTCCAGCATAGGTGGCGTCGGCATGGACAGCGCCTGCATCGACGCGATCATGGATGCGCATACCGCCAAGCCTTTTTTCCTCGCCGATGATATTTTTTTCGAGGATTCGACCCCACAAAAAGTCCCCAATTTTTCCCGCTGCCTGCTCAATCGTGAACAATCGGACAGCCTCCTCTACCACAACACCACCTCTCAACTGCACCTGACCACCCGTAAAAATGGTATTCGCTATGTTCTTTCCGTCTACCGCTCACCTTTTTCCAGCGGATTCACGGCACAGGAACATGCCCTGCTGAAAGATTTTTCCTGCCTTCTGTTACCCATGGTCGAAGAACATGTTGCCGCCCTGGTGCCAGCGGAGGTCCACCGACAGGATGCTTGCCTGCCGTTGGATGGTCCGGAAAATGGCGGGATGGAAGCATTACGCCAGAGATTCGCCGACCGGCTGGCTTTGTCCGGGTTGAGCTTGTCCTCCCGTGAAACCGAAGTGTGTGTCGGTTTGCTGGCCGGACGCACCGCCCCGGAACTGGCCGAACAACTCAACCTGAAAGTCAACACCGTCGAAAGTTATCTGAAACGTGCCGCTATCAAGATGGGCATAGGTGGACGCCGCTCGCTCATCCGCTGGATGCACTCGATGGATGCCACGCCCTCGGGCATCGAGTGGAATGGTACCCCGGCAATTCGCCAAGCCGTATAA
- a CDS encoding efflux RND transporter permease subunit, whose translation MNISALSIRYPVPAVMLFILLTLFGLLGFGKLAIQDFPDMDLPMVVISASLEGAAPEQLETEVARKIEDKLTSLRLLKHVTTVITDGAVSISVSFDIDKDGNEALNEVRNAVDSAMPQLPASLDTPSVSRLTTSASPLLTYVIASDVLDEEALSWFVDNELSKQLLSVPGVALISRIGGVDREVQVNLDPALMAGLGIRVADVAAQLRAMQKDNSGGQGNLGSGQQAVRTLGAIDDPAALGAIDIPSGDGRLLALNQLAEIRDTHAERSSRAFRDGKPVIGFQITRSLGFSDIGVANDVRQRMTEFVQQHPNVRIDEASDTVKAVLANYHDSMNLLYEGMLLAVLVVWWFLRDWRATLIVATALPLSIIPTFGVMYLAGFTLNAVSLLALALVIGVLVDDAIVEIENIARHLRMGKTPLQAATEAADEIGLAVLATTATLVAVFLPTAFMGGVAGKLFRQFGVTASVALLFSLLVARVLTPMMAAYFLKAKTDAAHDGPLMTRYLGWIHTSLSRRKTTMVLASLFFIGALALVPLLPTSFLPAQDVGRSRITLELPPGTTLEKTTAMALQASERLSAMPQVKHVFISVGTASSSGAGAADITGAGDAILTVDLVDRDQRDLKQVQVEAQMREALRTLPGVRINVGGDGSGEKLNIILASDDGDLLERTASALEPQLRELHGIGNVTSSSALQRPEIQMRPDFARAAELGITSQEIADTLRMATYGEYSSQLGKINLSQRQVDVRVRMDSLLRDDLQSINQLRVTGRDGQVALASLGEISLGSGPAQISRLDRLRNITLSIELNGRNLGEVMAEASQLPAMRNLPPEVKRVEQGELQLMTELFGSFSLAMAIGVFCIYSVLVLLFHDFLQPATILSALPLSLGGALVALLVCNFSFSLPSVIGLLMLMGIVTKNSILLVEYAIMARRDYGLGRYDALVDACHKRARPILMTTIAMGAGMLPTALGMGEDPSFRQPMAVVVMGGLLTSTLLSLLVVPVIFTYVDDVLEWLKLHVRRSTGERMEGNNTRA comes from the coding sequence ATGAATATTTCAGCCTTGTCGATCCGCTATCCGGTCCCGGCGGTGATGCTGTTTATCCTGCTCACGCTCTTCGGCCTGTTGGGCTTTGGCAAACTTGCCATCCAGGACTTCCCGGACATGGACCTGCCGATGGTGGTGATCAGCGCCTCGCTGGAAGGTGCCGCCCCCGAACAGCTGGAAACCGAGGTGGCGCGCAAGATCGAAGACAAGCTCACGTCCTTGCGCCTGCTCAAACATGTGACGACCGTGATCACTGACGGCGCGGTCAGCATCAGCGTCAGTTTCGACATCGACAAGGACGGCAACGAGGCACTCAACGAAGTGCGCAACGCGGTCGATAGCGCCATGCCGCAATTGCCGGCCAGCCTGGATACGCCTTCGGTGTCCCGGCTGACCACCAGCGCATCGCCGCTGCTGACCTATGTCATCGCTTCCGACGTCCTGGATGAAGAAGCGCTATCGTGGTTTGTCGATAATGAGCTGAGCAAACAGCTGCTGTCGGTGCCGGGCGTGGCCCTGATTTCACGCATTGGCGGGGTTGACCGGGAGGTCCAGGTCAATCTCGATCCGGCCTTGATGGCCGGGTTGGGCATCCGTGTCGCGGACGTCGCAGCACAGCTGCGGGCGATGCAGAAGGACAACTCTGGTGGCCAGGGCAATCTGGGCAGCGGCCAGCAGGCCGTGCGCACCCTGGGGGCCATCGATGATCCGGCGGCCCTCGGCGCCATCGATATTCCCAGCGGCGATGGCCGCCTGCTGGCGTTGAACCAACTGGCGGAGATTCGCGACACCCACGCCGAGCGCAGCAGCCGGGCTTTTCGCGACGGCAAGCCGGTGATCGGCTTCCAGATCACCCGGTCACTGGGATTCTCCGATATCGGTGTGGCCAATGATGTGCGCCAGCGCATGACCGAGTTTGTCCAGCAGCATCCCAATGTGCGCATCGACGAGGCCAGCGATACGGTCAAGGCCGTACTCGCCAACTACCACGACTCGATGAACCTGCTCTACGAAGGCATGCTGCTGGCGGTGCTGGTGGTGTGGTGGTTCCTGCGGGACTGGCGCGCCACGCTGATCGTCGCCACGGCGTTGCCGTTGTCGATCATCCCTACCTTTGGCGTGATGTACCTGGCCGGGTTCACGCTCAACGCTGTCTCCCTGCTGGCCCTGGCGTTGGTCATCGGTGTGTTGGTGGATGATGCCATCGTCGAAATCGAGAACATTGCGCGGCACCTGCGCATGGGCAAGACGCCGCTTCAGGCGGCCACCGAAGCCGCCGATGAAATCGGCCTGGCGGTGCTCGCCACGACCGCCACCCTGGTCGCGGTGTTTCTGCCCACGGCGTTCATGGGCGGCGTGGCTGGCAAACTGTTTCGCCAGTTCGGCGTGACCGCCTCGGTGGCGCTGTTGTTTTCGCTGCTGGTGGCCCGGGTCCTCACGCCGATGATGGCGGCGTACTTCCTCAAGGCAAAAACCGATGCCGCGCATGACGGCCCGTTGATGACCCGCTACCTGGGCTGGATCCATACCAGTTTGTCCCGCCGCAAAACCACGATGGTCCTGGCCAGCCTGTTTTTCATCGGCGCCCTCGCACTGGTGCCGTTGTTGCCCACGAGTTTCCTGCCGGCCCAGGACGTCGGTCGCAGCCGGATAACCCTGGAGCTGCCTCCCGGCACGACGCTGGAGAAGACCACCGCGATGGCATTGCAGGCCAGCGAAAGGCTGAGCGCGATGCCCCAGGTCAAGCATGTGTTCATCTCGGTGGGGACGGCCAGCAGCTCGGGCGCCGGGGCAGCCGATATAACCGGCGCCGGTGACGCCATCCTGACGGTCGATCTGGTGGATCGGGATCAGCGCGACCTCAAACAGGTGCAAGTCGAGGCACAGATGCGCGAGGCGCTGCGTACATTGCCCGGAGTACGGATCAATGTTGGGGGCGATGGAAGCGGCGAGAAACTCAATATCATCCTGGCCAGCGACGACGGCGACCTGCTGGAGCGCACGGCAAGTGCTCTGGAACCGCAACTGCGCGAGCTGCACGGGATCGGTAATGTCACCTCCAGCAGTGCCCTGCAACGCCCGGAAATCCAGATGCGCCCGGACTTTGCCCGCGCGGCGGAACTGGGCATCACCAGCCAGGAAATCGCCGATACCTTGCGCATGGCAACCTACGGCGAATACTCCTCGCAGTTGGGGAAAATCAATCTGTCGCAGCGTCAGGTGGATGTGCGGGTGCGCATGGATTCGCTGCTGCGCGACGATTTGCAAAGCATCAACCAACTGAGGGTCACCGGTCGCGACGGCCAGGTCGCCCTGGCCTCATTGGGAGAGATCAGCCTGGGCAGCGGGCCGGCGCAGATCAGTCGGCTCGATCGCTTGCGCAATATCACCCTGTCCATCGAACTCAACGGGCGCAACCTGGGCGAAGTCATGGCCGAGGCCAGCCAGCTACCGGCGATGCGCAACCTTCCACCGGAGGTAAAAAGGGTGGAGCAGGGCGAGTTGCAACTGATGACTGAATTGTTCGGTAGCTTCAGCCTGGCCATGGCCATCGGAGTGTTCTGTATCTACTCGGTCCTGGTGCTGTTGTTCCACGACTTCCTGCAACCGGCCACGATTCTTTCGGCGCTGCCGCTCTCTCTGGGCGGTGCCCTGGTGGCCCTGTTGGTGTGCAACTTCAGCTTCTCCCTGCCATCGGTCATCGGTTTGCTGATGTTGATGGGCATCGTGACCAAGAACTCCATTCTGTTGGTGGAATACGCGATCATGGCTCGCCGCGATTATGGTCTGGGCCGATATGACGCGTTGGTGGATGCCTGCCACAAGCGTGCCCGTCCCATTCTGATGACCACCATCGCCATGGGCGCAGGCATGTTGCCCACCGCGCTGGGAATGGGTGAAGACCCCAGCTTCCGGCAGCCGATGGCCGTGGTGGTCATGGGCGGCTTGCTGACTTCGACGCTGTTGAGTCTGTTGGTGGTGCCGGTGATTTTTACTTATGTCGACGATGTGTTGGAGTGGCTGAAGCTGCACGTGCGCAGATCGACCGGGGAAAGAATGGAGGGGAACAATACGCGGGCATGA
- a CDS encoding efflux transporter outer membrane subunit gives MYAFKPRENLLLVTLCAAVLSGCVLGPDYRVPVVPVATQWQAPLPHGASVAALADWWQQFDDPALAELLRLAEADSPSMDQAWANIALARATADSDAADALPKVDGRLSKGRGGQQTGPQRLGGSGSSAALDAAWELDLFGKLRRNNEAARSRVEARVDDWHDARVSLAAQVGDYYVQYRGCQKLVLAYRDQAQSQQDTARITRQSFDAGFTSSADAALADASAASSAAALVQQQSECEVLLKSLVALTGGDEGRLIGVLGKTPAQLPEPAGLNVQQIPADLLRQRPDVASRERELAAANAEIGVAQAERLPSLSLSGTFSVGNTVGQHNRSWSLGPVLSVPLFDGGKRRAAVDGAKATYDAALAVYRQTLRTSVMEVEQALVRLDAARRRESDVERSTAGFRESFEAIDRNWQAGSVSLLDRETARRQALTAEIELITLQQDQVRYWIALYKALGGGWQIGQPLARHPTSNGEGV, from the coding sequence ATGTATGCCTTCAAGCCCCGGGAAAACCTACTGCTGGTGACACTGTGTGCGGCGGTCCTGAGCGGCTGCGTATTGGGACCGGATTATCGGGTGCCGGTCGTCCCGGTCGCGACACAGTGGCAGGCCCCCTTGCCCCATGGTGCGTCCGTGGCCGCCTTGGCGGACTGGTGGCAGCAGTTCGACGACCCGGCATTGGCCGAACTGCTGCGCCTAGCCGAAGCTGACAGTCCGTCGATGGACCAGGCGTGGGCCAATATCGCCCTGGCACGGGCGACTGCGGACAGCGATGCAGCCGATGCCTTGCCCAAGGTCGATGGCCGGTTATCCAAGGGGCGTGGCGGCCAACAGACGGGGCCCCAGCGCCTGGGCGGCTCAGGTTCTTCCGCCGCGCTGGACGCGGCGTGGGAGCTCGACCTGTTCGGCAAACTGCGGCGCAATAACGAAGCGGCCCGTTCACGGGTCGAGGCGCGGGTCGATGACTGGCATGACGCCCGGGTTTCCCTGGCGGCACAGGTGGGCGACTACTACGTGCAATACCGTGGTTGCCAGAAACTGGTGCTGGCCTATAGGGATCAGGCCCAATCGCAACAGGATACGGCGCGCATCACCCGTCAGTCGTTCGATGCCGGCTTCACATCGTCCGCCGATGCGGCCCTGGCCGATGCCAGTGCCGCCAGCAGCGCGGCAGCCCTGGTCCAGCAGCAAAGCGAGTGCGAGGTGCTGCTCAAGAGCCTGGTGGCATTGACCGGCGGCGACGAAGGACGATTGATCGGCGTGCTTGGCAAGACCCCGGCGCAACTGCCGGAGCCCGCCGGACTCAACGTGCAGCAGATCCCCGCCGACCTGCTGCGCCAGCGCCCCGATGTAGCCTCCCGCGAACGGGAACTGGCGGCGGCGAATGCCGAGATCGGCGTGGCCCAGGCCGAGCGGCTACCGAGCCTGAGCCTGTCCGGCACCTTTTCCGTCGGCAATACGGTGGGGCAGCACAACCGCTCCTGGTCGCTGGGCCCGGTGTTGTCGGTCCCCCTGTTCGACGGCGGCAAACGTCGCGCGGCGGTGGACGGTGCCAAGGCTACCTACGACGCGGCCCTCGCGGTTTATCGCCAGACGCTGCGCACCAGTGTCATGGAAGTCGAACAGGCCCTGGTGCGTCTCGATGCGGCGCGGCGACGGGAGTCCGATGTCGAGCGTTCCACTGCCGGTTTTCGTGAGTCGTTCGAGGCCATCGACCGCAATTGGCAGGCTGGCAGCGTCAGTCTGCTGGACCGTGAAACCGCCCGCCGCCAGGCGCTGACGGCGGAAATCGAATTGATCACCTTGCAACAGGATCAGGTTCGCTACTGGATCGCGCTGTACAAGGCATTGGGCGGCGGATGGCAAATCGGTCAGCCGCTGGCTCGGCACCCGACATCGAACGGAGAAGGCGTGTGA
- a CDS encoding LuxR family transcriptional regulator, with amino-acid sequence MASFKPISSHLFNLIQEVENNISGVSEEEYTEILGWIFSKLGIDKFAYVHLEPTPLNSSKISIYSNYPSEWVDTYRKNSLYKSDPVMANTAITATPFFWNEIPAELDNNPEIFDQSASYGIKQGYTVPIHEPGRAFGSLHLSSEENDPDFPLIVRSNLFIIKTLSVIANQYRPVTTSIESNLKLSPREIEFLRWLALGKNYKEIGLIMNITERTVKFHAKQMTEKMDCTNVKQAMIKAVQLNFV; translated from the coding sequence ATGGCATCATTCAAGCCCATTTCAAGCCATCTGTTCAATTTGATCCAGGAAGTGGAGAACAACATCTCGGGTGTGAGCGAAGAGGAGTACACCGAGATACTGGGGTGGATATTCTCCAAACTGGGGATTGACAAGTTCGCTTACGTCCATCTTGAACCTACGCCGCTCAACAGCTCCAAGATTTCCATCTACAGCAACTATCCATCCGAATGGGTGGATACCTACCGCAAGAACTCACTCTACAAATCAGATCCGGTCATGGCCAACACGGCCATCACGGCAACACCTTTTTTCTGGAATGAAATACCGGCGGAACTAGACAACAATCCCGAGATATTCGACCAGTCAGCCTCCTACGGCATCAAACAGGGTTACACCGTTCCCATCCATGAACCCGGTCGGGCATTCGGTTCACTTCACCTGTCTTCAGAAGAGAATGATCCCGACTTCCCCCTCATCGTCCGCTCGAATCTGTTCATCATCAAAACCCTCAGCGTCATCGCCAATCAATATCGGCCCGTGACAACCAGCATTGAAAGCAACTTGAAACTATCGCCCAGGGAAATTGAATTCCTGCGCTGGCTCGCGTTGGGAAAAAACTACAAGGAGATCGGCCTGATCATGAATATCACCGAGCGAACGGTGAAGTTTCACGCCAAGCAGATGACCGAAAAAATGGATTGCACCAATGTCAAGCAAGCTATGATCAAAGCGGTGCAACTGAACTTCGTTTGA
- a CDS encoding acyl-homoserine-lactone synthase: MNYSSCIHHFSGVSTRIAGYSKIPTQTLQQILAIRKTAFIDRKKWDIESYQGSDYEWDEYDDPDAVYIYTHTHEQVSGCVRLRPSNKPTLMSGALSFILPTDNIRPRSPYCWEATRFALSADRTSAVQVTQTNMDVRTVALFLSMIKFAQLQNIDTYEIVVDTMMEKILKRSGWIVDRHNTARGSKGETIIYGTLPCTSDAYKEVLRKNAIQTITAYEQFLMDNRSTDTSHKPFDIDQAHTDRNTPTKKQMHTELHL, encoded by the coding sequence ATGAACTACTCCTCTTGTATTCATCATTTTTCCGGCGTATCTACCCGCATTGCAGGCTACTCGAAAATACCAACCCAAACGCTGCAACAAATTCTTGCTATTCGTAAAACCGCCTTCATCGATAGAAAAAAGTGGGACATTGAAAGTTATCAAGGCAGTGATTACGAATGGGATGAATATGACGATCCTGACGCAGTCTATATTTATACTCACACCCATGAACAGGTCTCCGGCTGTGTGCGATTACGCCCTTCCAACAAACCGACTCTCATGAGTGGCGCTCTAAGTTTCATTCTTCCCACCGACAACATCAGGCCTCGTTCACCTTACTGTTGGGAAGCCACCCGATTCGCACTTTCGGCCGATAGAACTTCCGCGGTGCAAGTCACCCAGACCAACATGGACGTTCGCACGGTGGCACTTTTTCTGTCAATGATAAAGTTTGCACAACTGCAAAATATAGATACCTATGAAATTGTCGTCGACACCATGATGGAAAAAATTCTGAAACGTTCCGGGTGGATAGTTGACAGGCACAACACGGCGCGGGGCTCAAAGGGCGAGACCATCATCTACGGCACACTGCCCTGCACGTCTGACGCTTATAAAGAAGTGCTCAGAAAGAATGCCATCCAGACCATCACCGCCTACGAACAATTTCTTATGGACAACCGCTCAACAGACACATCCCATAAACCCTTTGACATCGACCAAGCGCACACTGACCGAAACACTCCAACAAAAAAACAAATGCACACCGAGTTGCATCTATAA